Proteins found in one Phoenicibacter congonensis genomic segment:
- the thiD gene encoding bifunctional hydroxymethylpyrimidine kinase/phosphomethylpyrimidine kinase, which yields MKTAVTIAGSDSSGGAGIQADIKTMIANGVYAMSAITALTAQNTTGVTSIQNATAEFVGEELDAIFTDIFPDAVKIGMVSESEIVKVIASKLKQYEAKNIVVDPVMVATSGARLISDDAIAALKSELFPLADVLTPNIPEAEVLSGMSISSEDDMVEAARIISESFDCAILCKGGHNVNDANDLLFADGEAKWFRGKRINNPNTHGTGCTLSSAIASNLAKGLDLEHSVARAKEYISGALEAMLDLGSGSGPIDHGFAFKNEFSVLAGE from the coding sequence ATGAAAACTGCAGTAACGATCGCTGGTAGTGATTCCAGCGGAGGCGCCGGCATTCAAGCGGACATCAAAACGATGATTGCAAATGGCGTTTATGCCATGAGCGCTATCACGGCTTTGACGGCGCAAAACACTACCGGCGTAACATCGATTCAAAATGCGACAGCTGAGTTTGTTGGAGAAGAGCTTGATGCTATTTTTACCGACATCTTTCCAGATGCTGTGAAAATCGGAATGGTTTCTGAAAGTGAAATCGTCAAGGTAATAGCCTCGAAGTTAAAACAATATGAGGCTAAAAACATTGTTGTCGACCCCGTTATGGTTGCTACTAGCGGAGCGCGCTTGATTAGCGATGATGCTATTGCCGCACTTAAAAGCGAGTTATTCCCACTTGCAGACGTTCTTACTCCAAACATTCCAGAGGCAGAAGTTTTGTCAGGCATGTCAATTTCTTCAGAAGACGACATGGTTGAGGCTGCAAGAATTATTTCTGAAAGTTTTGACTGTGCGATTCTTTGTAAAGGCGGCCACAACGTCAACGACGCCAATGACTTGCTTTTTGCTGATGGTGAGGCAAAGTGGTTTAGGGGTAAGCGAATAAACAATCCAAACACTCACGGCACCGGTTGCACACTATCTTCTGCTATAGCTTCTAATCTAGCAAAAGGATTAGATTTGGAGCACTCTGTCGCGCGCGCAAAAGAATACATATCTGGCGCACTTGAGGCAATGCTTGATTTGGGTTCAGGAAGTGGGCCCATCGATCATGGGTTTGCTTTTAAGAATGAATTTAGTGTTTTAGCAGGGGAATAA
- the cytX gene encoding putative hydroxymethylpyrimidine transporter CytX: MNKKTSLFENGLIWFGAGVSIAEIITGTYFAALGFQTGLAAILIGHIIGCVMLFLSGVIGGKLGKSAMESVKVNFGLKGGQLFALLNVLQLLGWTAIMIYDGALSASGVFEVGHWVWCVVIGALIVVWILIGITNLGKVNTVAMAALFVLTLILGYLIFFNGNQMTNMTDDSLSFGAAVELAVAMPLSWLPLISDYTREAKEPVKATAVSAITYGIVSCFMYIIGMGAAIFTGEIDIAQIMLKSGLGIAALLIVVFSTVTTTFLDAYSAGVSSESIFSKLKGKQVAVVVAILGTIGAILFPMDDITDFLYLIGSVFAPMIAVQIADYFIIKREKPAGEFDWVNLVIWVVGFAIYRCLMQVDLICGNTLPDMLVTILICVVVAFARKDLPRRKN, from the coding sequence GTGAATAAGAAAACAAGTCTTTTTGAAAACGGATTAATTTGGTTCGGAGCTGGTGTTTCTATTGCAGAAATTATCACTGGCACCTATTTTGCAGCACTTGGGTTTCAGACAGGTCTTGCTGCTATTTTGATTGGCCACATCATTGGTTGCGTCATGTTGTTTTTGTCTGGCGTTATCGGGGGCAAGCTCGGGAAGAGCGCCATGGAGTCTGTTAAAGTGAATTTTGGGCTTAAAGGCGGACAACTCTTCGCTCTGCTCAACGTGTTACAGCTCCTCGGTTGGACAGCAATCATGATCTATGATGGTGCACTTTCTGCTAGCGGAGTTTTTGAGGTTGGTCATTGGGTCTGGTGTGTTGTAATTGGCGCTTTGATTGTCGTTTGGATTTTAATTGGTATAACTAATCTTGGGAAAGTGAACACTGTTGCGATGGCGGCTCTGTTTGTGCTGACTCTCATTCTTGGCTATCTCATCTTCTTTAATGGAAACCAAATGACTAACATGACCGACGACTCACTTTCGTTTGGTGCAGCTGTTGAGCTCGCTGTAGCAATGCCTCTGTCTTGGCTTCCTCTCATTAGCGACTACACTCGTGAGGCAAAAGAACCAGTTAAAGCTACGGCAGTGAGCGCTATCACATATGGCATTGTGAGTTGTTTTATGTACATAATCGGAATGGGCGCTGCAATCTTTACAGGAGAGATTGATATTGCGCAAATCATGCTCAAAAGCGGTCTAGGAATTGCAGCACTTCTTATTGTCGTCTTCTCAACTGTCACGACAACATTTCTTGATGCCTACTCAGCAGGTGTTTCTAGTGAATCGATTTTTTCAAAGTTAAAAGGCAAGCAGGTTGCCGTCGTAGTTGCTATTCTTGGCACAATTGGAGCGATTCTTTTCCCGATGGACGACATCACTGACTTTCTTTATCTCATTGGCTCTGTTTTTGCACCAATGATTGCAGTTCAAATCGCTGATTATTTCATCATAAAAAGAGAAAAGCCGGCAGGAGAATTCGACTGGGTAAACCTCGTAATTTGGGTTGTTGGATTTGCAATTTATCGCTGTCTCATGCAGGTGGACCTCATTTGCGGAAACACTCTTCCTGACATGCTTGTCACAATTCTCATTTGTGTGGTTGTAGCGTTTGCGCGCAAGGATCTCCCAAGGCGCAAAAACTAA
- a CDS encoding lactate utilization protein produces MSNARKDAFANTAKTIIKNLERRNMEGYFCESSADAIELVKKFVPKGSSIGWGGTETFAETGVKAALEAGDYKMLDRSKATNPEEVRQVILSHLDCGTFFMSTNALTTKGELVNIDGNSNRLACLLYGPKQVIVLVGMNKIVKDVSSGIERIHTMACPPNGKRLHTGTPCAEVGVCGNCHDEGCMCCNIVVTRHNRHEGRIKIILIAEDLGF; encoded by the coding sequence ATGAGCAACGCGAGAAAAGATGCTTTTGCAAACACCGCAAAGACAATCATTAAAAATTTAGAGCGCAGGAACATGGAAGGTTATTTCTGCGAGTCAAGCGCCGATGCAATTGAACTCGTCAAAAAATTTGTTCCTAAAGGTTCAAGTATCGGCTGGGGCGGCACTGAGACATTTGCCGAAACAGGTGTAAAAGCGGCACTTGAAGCAGGTGACTACAAAATGCTTGACCGCTCAAAGGCGACAAATCCTGAGGAAGTTCGACAAGTCATTTTGTCTCATTTGGATTGTGGCACCTTTTTCATGAGCACAAATGCTCTCACAACAAAGGGCGAGTTGGTGAACATCGATGGCAATTCAAACAGACTTGCTTGCCTACTCTATGGTCCAAAACAAGTGATTGTGCTTGTTGGCATGAACAAAATCGTTAAAGATGTGTCCTCAGGTATCGAGCGCATCCACACCATGGCATGCCCGCCAAACGGAAAGCGACTTCACACAGGCACACCTTGCGCTGAAGTTGGTGTGTGTGGCAACTGTCATGACGAAGGCTGCATGTGCTGCAACATTGTTGTCACACGACACAACCGACATGAAGGTCGCATTAAAATAATCCTCATTGCCGAGGATCTGGGATTTTAA
- a CDS encoding ECF transporter S component: MPTATLGAIAAAGRIIFAPIPDFKPVSAICIISGVVFGRRSGFMVGALAALVSNFFFGQGPWTPWQMYSWGLIGYMAGFLNDVGAFNHRPALYAYAFISPLFYGFILNSWYIIGWVHPITWQTAMAAYAAGLPLDVIHSIATVTFLAILYEPWKRKLLRIKSKFDLS, from the coding sequence ATGCCAACCGCTACGCTCGGAGCAATTGCTGCAGCGGGACGCATCATTTTTGCTCCAATTCCTGACTTCAAACCAGTCTCTGCAATCTGCATTATTTCTGGAGTAGTTTTTGGTAGACGAAGTGGCTTCATGGTGGGTGCGCTTGCTGCCCTCGTTTCTAACTTTTTCTTTGGGCAGGGTCCATGGACTCCTTGGCAGATGTATTCCTGGGGGTTAATTGGCTACATGGCAGGATTTTTAAACGATGTTGGCGCATTTAATCACCGACCTGCACTTTATGCATATGCTTTTATCTCCCCGCTGTTTTATGGTTTCATTCTCAACAGCTGGTACATAATCGGCTGGGTTCATCCAATCACATGGCAAACAGCAATGGCCGCATATGCAGCAGGTCTGCCGCTTGACGTCATTCATTCGATAGCAACCGTCACTTTTCTCGCAATCCTCTATGAACCATGGAAGCGAAAACTCTTGCGCATCAAATCAAAATTCGATTTGAGCTAG
- a CDS encoding ABC transporter ATP-binding protein: MNSKDKLAIELKSFEFTYPRCTKPAVGPLNLTLNKGDFAILVGDTGIGKSTLLKALLPDSPIAGKRCGSAIINSQTLGYVSQSPENQLVCESVWHEIAFALENHGTPRSLMRRRVAEVSHFFGIEPWFHKNVNDLSGGQMQLVNLARTLATGPEILLLDEPSAELDPVAEKKFLHEIFRINRELGITILLVTHTPEVVADYATRAIEMNKSFEGVTKTSEVPLSTFAHSGAINAPSRKLSTQTSSCIKVDDVHFRYSKEEQFVMHGCDLDVKVGEIRAIVGGNGCGKSTLLKLIAGIIRPERGRIQNALQTMQAYLPQHPAALFICDTVVEELCEWQNNCSYSHDDVQAMEEKVALSQCEDLHPYDLSGGQQQMLGLAKLLLTKPKLLLLDEPTKGLDPKTKITVANLILDYAKNGGTVLMSTHDLAFARCVADTTTMVFDGQATCTENSDEFFSNNLFFRPNTSTFTDLFQQQLNKQ; the protein is encoded by the coding sequence ATGAATAGCAAAGACAAACTGGCAATTGAACTAAAAAGTTTTGAGTTTACATATCCCAGATGCACAAAACCAGCTGTGGGCCCACTAAACCTAACATTGAACAAAGGCGATTTTGCAATTCTTGTTGGCGACACAGGAATTGGAAAATCCACGCTTTTAAAAGCACTGCTTCCCGACTCTCCCATCGCTGGCAAGCGCTGTGGCTCAGCAATAATAAATTCTCAAACACTAGGCTACGTTTCTCAAAGCCCAGAAAATCAATTGGTGTGCGAAAGCGTTTGGCACGAAATTGCTTTTGCGCTTGAAAACCATGGCACACCCCGTTCTCTCATGAGAAGGCGCGTTGCCGAAGTTTCCCACTTCTTTGGAATTGAACCTTGGTTTCACAAAAACGTAAATGACCTTTCGGGCGGCCAAATGCAACTTGTAAACCTTGCAAGAACGCTAGCGACAGGTCCAGAAATTCTCCTTTTAGATGAACCTTCGGCAGAACTTGATCCAGTTGCAGAGAAGAAATTTTTGCATGAAATATTCAGAATCAACCGCGAACTGGGGATAACAATCTTGCTTGTGACACACACTCCAGAAGTTGTTGCTGATTATGCGACAAGAGCGATTGAAATGAATAAATCTTTCGAAGGCGTGACAAAAACGTCCGAAGTTCCTTTGTCAACGTTTGCTCACAGCGGTGCCATCAACGCGCCATCAAGAAAACTGTCAACACAAACAAGCAGTTGCATAAAAGTTGATGACGTTCATTTTCGCTATTCAAAAGAAGAACAATTTGTCATGCATGGCTGTGATTTGGATGTGAAGGTTGGCGAAATTCGAGCAATAGTTGGTGGGAATGGTTGCGGGAAATCGACTCTTTTAAAGCTGATTGCTGGCATCATCAGGCCAGAGCGCGGACGAATCCAAAATGCGCTTCAAACAATGCAAGCATATCTCCCCCAACACCCAGCTGCACTATTTATTTGCGACACTGTAGTTGAAGAGCTTTGCGAATGGCAAAATAACTGCAGCTACAGCCACGATGATGTGCAGGCAATGGAAGAAAAGGTTGCTCTTTCGCAATGCGAAGATTTGCATCCATATGACCTCTCAGGCGGGCAACAGCAAATGCTGGGCTTGGCAAAACTCCTTTTAACTAAACCAAAATTGTTGTTGCTAGATGAGCCAACAAAAGGTCTTGACCCAAAAACAAAAATTACTGTTGCGAATTTAATTTTAGATTATGCGAAAAACGGAGGAACTGTGCTCATGTCGACGCATGACCTTGCATTTGCACGCTGCGTTGCCGACACAACCACAATGGTTTTCGATGGGCAAGCAACTTGCACAGAAAATAGCGACGAGTTCTTCTCTAACAACCTTTTCTTTAGACCTAACACCAGCACGTTCACAGATTTATTCCAGCAGCAACTTAACAAGCAATAA
- a CDS encoding energy-coupling factor transporter transmembrane component T, which produces MNNKSITFNLYHPICALAYFVSVICFVMIGFQPVLTSIFFISGLSYSFYLKGWRTTCRSLAWQLPMMLLIMVINPLFSAAGSTELFRIGVMSIYAESLFYGLFMGMMLVSMILWLECTNKVISQEKLMSLAAGILPTVTLMISMATRMVPMLKRRSTEIKNVQNACSSANMKNSNLQQNTKVINVLMGWSMEDSFQMADSMKISGWGSTKKRTTYTLYRFRKRDAALLLIIIAFAIICGILSWIACNSFTFYPKIEGLNAWIGFVPIALYAFSPLLLELLSNAFGNN; this is translated from the coding sequence GTGAACAATAAATCAATCACTTTTAACCTCTATCATCCAATTTGCGCACTAGCCTATTTCGTGAGTGTCATCTGCTTTGTGATGATTGGATTTCAACCCGTCCTAACTTCTATCTTCTTTATTTCGGGGCTGAGTTACAGCTTCTATCTAAAAGGATGGCGAACAACTTGCAGAAGTCTCGCCTGGCAATTACCAATGATGCTTTTAATAATGGTGATAAATCCTCTTTTTTCTGCCGCTGGCTCAACTGAACTTTTCCGCATTGGGGTTATGTCAATTTATGCAGAAAGTCTCTTTTATGGCCTGTTTATGGGCATGATGCTTGTCTCAATGATTTTGTGGCTAGAATGCACAAATAAAGTTATCTCGCAAGAAAAGCTAATGTCACTTGCTGCAGGAATTTTGCCAACTGTCACACTAATGATATCGATGGCAACACGCATGGTTCCAATGTTAAAACGCAGAAGCACAGAAATTAAGAATGTTCAAAATGCATGTAGCTCTGCAAACATGAAAAATTCTAATCTGCAACAAAACACAAAAGTGATTAATGTCCTCATGGGATGGAGCATGGAGGATTCATTTCAAATGGCCGACTCCATGAAGATTTCAGGCTGGGGGTCTACAAAAAAGAGAACAACATATACACTCTACAGATTCAGAAAGAGAGATGCTGCTCTTCTTCTGATAATTATTGCTTTTGCAATCATTTGTGGCATTCTTTCTTGGATAGCGTGCAACAGCTTCACTTTTTATCCAAAGATTGAGGGGTTAAATGCTTGGATTGGATTCGTCCCAATTGCTCTTTATGCATTTTCCCCGCTTCTGCTTGAACTTTTGTCAAATGCATTTGGAAACAATTAA
- a CDS encoding ATP-binding cassette domain-containing protein, translating to MSEVNIENLKFSYTDGVQILDGVDLKANNGEFVCFLGQSGCGKSTLLRLIAGLETPNSGVLTIDGNPVKGAGLDRAVVF from the coding sequence GTGTCGGAAGTAAACATAGAAAACCTAAAGTTTTCTTATACTGACGGTGTTCAAATTTTGGATGGTGTTGATTTAAAGGCAAACAATGGTGAGTTTGTTTGTTTTCTTGGTCAATCTGGCTGTGGTAAATCAACGTTGCTCCGCTTAATTGCCGGCCTTGAAACACCTAACAGTGGAGTTTTGACGATTGATGGCAATCCTGTTAAGGGAGCTGGCCTGGATCGAGCTGTGGTTTTTTGA
- a CDS encoding ATP-binding cassette domain-containing protein, with product MAILLRELAWIELWFFEDYGLFPWMTAGQNIMIALEKSFKGMSKEDRKKKALEWMEKVGMSESLFHKLPGELSGGQKQRCGIARAFAIDSPILLMDEPFGSLDAVTKAKLQNLVLDLWEQESDPSKRKNVFFVTHEVDEALLLATRIIVLC from the coding sequence ATGGCAATCCTGTTAAGGGAGCTGGCCTGGATCGAGCTGTGGTTTTTTGAGGATTACGGTTTGTTCCCTTGGATGACTGCTGGCCAAAACATTATGATTGCACTTGAAAAGTCGTTTAAAGGCATGTCTAAGGAAGACAGGAAGAAAAAAGCTCTTGAGTGGATGGAAAAAGTTGGCATGTCTGAGAGCTTGTTCCACAAATTACCTGGTGAGCTTTCGGGAGGACAAAAGCAACGCTGTGGCATTGCACGTGCTTTTGCAATTGATTCTCCGATTCTTCTAATGGATGAACCTTTCGGTTCGCTTGATGCTGTTACCAAGGCAAAACTTCAAAATCTAGTTCTTGACTTGTGGGAGCAGGAAAGCGACCCATCTAAAAGAAAGAATGTTTTCTTCGTTACTCACGAAGTTGATGAGGCTTTGCTGTTGGCGACAAGAATTATTGTTCTTTGTTAA
- a CDS encoding twin-arginine translocation signal domain-containing protein produces the protein MEFSRRDFLKVSGAAGAAVAVAGLTGCGSSEEKKTVLLAVLIKRQNTQSVLHTNQLLVKSFNLLQKNMVLIKKRE, from the coding sequence ATGGAGTTTTCACGCAGAGATTTCTTAAAAGTCAGTGGTGCAGCTGGAGCTGCAGTTGCTGTTGCGGGTCTTACTGGTTGCGGTTCAAGTGAAGAAAAAAAGACAGTGCTTCTGGCGGTGCTGATAAAGAGGCAAAATACACAGTCCGTCTTGCATACCAACCAACTTCTGGTCAAGTCTTTCAATTTATTGCAGAAAAACATGGTTTTAATAAAGAAGAGGGAGTAA